One Helicobacter pylori NCTC 11637 = CCUG 17874 = ATCC 43504 = JCM 12093 genomic window, TGAAAAGGATTTTCATGCGGTGGGCGTGGATTTAAAAGGGTTTGAAAATCTTGTTTATGCGGATATTGTCCAGGTTAAAGAGAGCGATCATTGCCCCAATTGTCAAGGAGCGTTGAAATACCATAAGAGTTTGGAAGTGGGGCATATTTTCAAACTCGGGCAAGGCTATGCTAAAAGCTTGAAGGCTAGTTTCTTGGATAAGAATGGTAAGGAGCAATTTTTTGAAATGGGGTGCTATGGGATAGGCATTAGCCGATTGCTCAGCGCGATTTTAGAGCAAAAAAGCGATGATCTAGGCTGTGTATGGACGAAAAATACCGCCCCTTTTGATGTGGTGATCGTGGTTTCTAATTGGAAAGATGAAGCGCAAAAAAAACTCGCTTTTGAAGTGTATGAAAGGCTGCTTCAAAAGGGCGTTGATGCGCTGTTAGATGACAGAGACGCTCGTTTTGGGGCGAAGATGAGGGATTTTGAATTGATTGGGGAACGATTGGCGCTCATTATTGGGAAGCAAACTTTAGAAAATAAAGAATTTGAATGCATCAAACGCGCTAATTTAGAAAAACAAACGCTTAAAGACACCGAATTAGAAGAAAAAATTTTAGAAATGTTAGAAAGCGAATAAGGGGGAGTGAGTGGGAAATTTAGTGATTGGCTCTAGGGGGAGCGAACTAGCCTTATGGCAAGCGAATCACATTAAAGAACGCCTGAAAAAAGAATGCTCTATAGAAAGCGAGATTCAAATCGTTAAGACTAAGGGCGATAAAATCTTAGACACCCCTTTAAATAAGATTGGCGGTAAGGGGCTATTCACTAAGGAATTAGAAGAATTGCTTTTAAAAGGCGAAATTGATTTGGCGGTGCATTCTTTAAAAGATGTGCCGGTCGTGTTTGAAAAGGGGTTAGACTTGGCATGCATCACTAAAAGGGCTGATGTGAGGGACACTTTTTTAAGCGTGAAATTCCCTGATTTGATGAGTTTGCCTAAAGGGGCAAAGGTTGGCACGACTTCTTTAAGGCGCTCCATGCAGATCAAACTGAAGCGCCAGGATCTAGACACAGAAAGCTTGAGGGGGAATGTCCAAACCCGTTTGAAAAAGCTTGAATGCGGTGAATTTGACGCTATCATTTTAGCTGAAGCCGGGTTATGCCGCCTAGAAATTCAAGGAGCGAAATACCGCAAGGCTTTTAGCGTGGAAGAAATGATTCCTAGCATGGGTCAGGGGGCTTTAGGGGTAGAAATGCTCAAAAACCACAAGCATTTTATTACGCTCCAAAAACTCAACGACGAGAAAAGCGCGTTTTGCTGCCATTTAGAAAGGGAGTTTGTTAAGGGGCTTAATGGGGGGTGTCAGATCCCTATAGGCGTGCATGCGAGTTTAATGGGCGATAGGGTTAAAATCCAGGCGGTTTTAGGCTTGCCTAACGGGAAAGAAGTCATCACTAAAGAAAAGCAAGGGGATAAAACTAAAGCGTTTGATTTAGTTCAAGAGCTTTTAGAAGAATTTTTGCAAAGCGGGGCCAAAGAGATTTTAGAAAAGGCGCAGTTGTTTTAATGCGTTTGTTTATCGCGCTAGTTTTGTTTTGGTGGTGGTTAAGTTTGAGCGCTAAGGAAGCGGATTTCATCTCTGATTTAGAATACGGGATGGCTCTTTATAAAAACCCTAGGGGTGTTGCGTGTGCGAAATGCCATGGCATTAAAGGCGAACAACAAGAAATCACCTTTTATTATGAAAAAGGCGAAAAAAAAATCCTCTACGCCCCTAAAATCAACCATTTGGATTTTAAAACCTTTAAAGATGCCTTGAGTTTAGGCAAAGGCATGATGCCTAAATACAATCTCAATTTAGAAGAAATCCAAGCGATTTATCTTTACATCACCTCTTTAGAGCATAAAGAAGAGCGTAAGGATTCTCCTAAGCCTTAATCAAAGCGCTTGATTTATGTTAAAATGGAGCGTTGCATTTTTGTTTTGATTAAAGAAGGGTTCTAAAAATCAGAATTTAAAAGAAGGTAAAAATGAGTGTCAAAATTTTAAAAATATTAGTTTGTGGGTTATTTTTTTTGAATGCCCATTTATGGGGGAAACAAGACAATAGTTTTTTGGGGGTTGCTGAAAGAGCCTATAAAAGCGGGAATTATTCTAAAGCCACATCTTATTTTAAAAAAGCATGCAACGATGGGGTGAGTGAAGGTTGCACGCAATTAGGAATCATTTATGAAAACGGGCAAGGCACTAGAATAGATTATAAAAAAGCCCTAGAATATTATAAAACCGCATGCCAGGCTGACGATAGGGAAGGGTGTTTTGGTTTAGGGGGGCTTTATGATGAGGGGTTAGGCACGACTCAAAATTATCAAGAGGCCATTGACGCTTATGCTAAGGCGTGCGTTTTAAAACACCCTGAGAGTTGCTACAATTTAGGCATTATTTATGACCGAAAAATCAAGGGCAATGCCGATCAAGCGGTTACCTACTATCAAAAAAGCTGTAATTTTGATATGGCTAAGGGGTGTTATGTTTTGGGCGTGGCTTATGAAAAAGGCTTTTTAGAAGTCAAACAAAGCAACCATAAAGCCGTCATCTATTATTTGAAAGCATGCCGATTGGATGATGGGCAGGCTTGCCGCGCGTTAGGGAGTTTGTTTGAAAATGGCGATGCAGGGCTTGATGAAGATTTTGAAGTGGCGTTTGATTACTTGCAAAAAGCTTGCGGGTTAAACAATTCTGGTGGTTGCGCGAGTTTAGGCTCTATGTATATGTTAGGCAGGTATGTCAAAAAAGATCCCCAAAAGGCTTTTAATTATTTCAAACAAGCATGCGATATGGGAAGCGCGGTGAGTTGCTCTAGGATGGGCTTTATGTATTCCCAAGGGGACGCTGTTCCAAAAGATTTGAGGAAAGCCCTTGATAATTATGAAAGGGGTTGCGATATGGGCGATGAAGTGGGTTGCTTCGCTCTAGCGGGCATGTATTACAACATGAAAGATAAAGAAAACGCCATAATGATTTATGACAAGGGCTGTAAGCTAGGCATGAAACAAGCATGCGAAAACCTCACTAAACTTAGGGGGTATTGAAAATTTAACCAACCCCCTAAATTATCATTGCGCTTGACTCAAAACTTTTCAAAGATTTGGCTCTGTTTTAAGAGCTAAAGCAGAAACCCACCCTATTAATTTTTTAATCTTTGGTGTTTTTAGGGCTTTGTCTATTTTCAAAAAGAAAACTTTTTGAATGTTTTTTGCGGTTGTTTGGTTGTATTTGTAGTGTATTTTTATGGTGTAAATTTTTGTTAGGTTAGCTTGAAGTGGGTTTTAGGTTTAAAAGTCCTATAAAAATGTTTTAGCGTGTTTTTGCGCTATGGATAGATATGCGTTTGGTTGTGTTTTTCCAATGGCTTTAATTTATGGCTTTTGCGTGGTTATTATTATAAGCACGCTATAAACACGAATTACACGATAACAGAGCGGTATACGCACGCTATAAAAAGACTTGATAAAAATAACGAAAAATAGTTAAATTTCAAGCGTTCTTTTAAAAATTGTTGTTAGGTGAGACAGATAAAAACGCTTTTAGTTTAAAGATAGAGTTTTAGGGGTTTTTTGTGTTGGTTTAGTTATTCTTTATTTTTTTAAAAAATGGGATTTTTAAAACTCATAAAGAGATAGGGGGTATTTTGAAATTCCCCCACAACCCCCCAAAACCAAATCCCTCATAACCCCTAAGAGCGCATTATTAAGAGCTATCGCTCGCTTAGCTCTTTATTTTGATTGTGAAAAACACCTTTAGCGTTTTAAAACCCTACAAAGACCAATAGATCGCTCCAAAGAACACCACACTCCCTATCAAAACGCTTATAAACATGCGTTTAGTGTCCTTAAAAGCCACCATTAAAAACGCGCTCAAATAAAACAACAATAAAAACACGCAAAAAATCCCCAAAAGCACTTGAAACACGATACCCACCTTAGCCTTATGCAGCATGATGAGTGCGCCTAAAAAGCCCCTTTCAATGGTTTTGATTTTTGTTTGATCGCCTTTAGTTTCAAGGTTGATTTCATACAAAGGCGTGCCAATAACCAACGCTCCCCTATGCTCTCTAGGCTCTATCTTTTTAGGCATAGCGACATGGTTTTCTTTTAGAAAGTCTTTCAAAAAATCCAATCGTTCTTCTTTTTTTAAGGATTTTTCTAAAACCCACTCTTTGATAGTAGCGCCAGTGTCTTGGCGCACCCCAAAGAGCAATGAAAGCCCGCTAATCGCAAAAAGAAGCGCCAAAGGGAAGAAAAAAGTGGTCGCATAGATGTGAAAATAACGCATCATTGCGCTCATTATTGCAACATGTGGCTCACGAATTTAGAAAAATTATCCAAGATCAACCCCCCTTTTCTAAACCCTAGCGCGCAAGATTCATAAGCAAAAAACACATTAGGCTGATAATACAACCCGTTATGCGAATTGAGCTCGTAAAACTCTTGATAAACGGGCTTGTGGTTAGAATAAACGCCGTCCGTTTTCAAAAGCGATTGCATGGAAGCTTCAAAGATTTCGCTATTCGCCCCTTCCCTACCAAAAGCCACTTTTTTGATTTGCTTTTTATTGGCTAAAGGTTCATAGCTCGTTTCTAACAATAAGGGGTGGTTGGGGTATCTGTCCCATAAAAGTTTTAAAAAACGCTTGGATTGGAAAAGGATCGTGTAAGCGGGGTTTAAAAAAATCGTGTTTTTATTTTCCATCATGCCTTGCATCAAAAGGGCTAATTCTGGCTCATCAATAGCGATATTTTCCCATGGGATTAGTTTGAATAAAAACTCATAATTCAAGCCGTTTTTAAACACGCCCTCTTCTATATTGAATTCCACCTCATCAATGTAAGAAAAATCCGTTTCAAACCCCACGCTCTGAGCAGCGTCTTGCAAAAAACGCATGGTGCGCTCTTCTTCAATATTCCCCCTAACGCTTGAAAAAAGGATTTTCCACCCCTCATACATTTCCTCAAAACGGCTCGTGTCTTCGCCTAAAGTTACCATGCGTTTAAAATTCTCGCCAAGCGCTTCATAAAGGTTATTGAATTGCTTGTTTTCATCATAGCCATTCGCTTTGAGTAACGCCCACTGAATCACCGCCGTTTCATAGAGCATGGTGGGGGTATCAGCGTTAAATTCCAGTAATTTAATGGGCTTGCCATCAAGCCCCCCGGCCAAATCAAAACGCCCGTAAATATGCCAATGCACTTCTTCTTCAAAACTCTGTTTGATCATAGGGATGAGCGCGTTAGGAATATCCAATTCAAAAAAGCGATCGTTTTGAATGGCTTCTTCAGCCGTTTCTACAAACATGTCATAAAGCTCATTACAAGCGTCATAATAAGCGTCCGCTTCTTTTTGAGAGACAACCACCATTTCATCAGCGATATAAGATGACATGTCGTCGTTAGTGTGCCAATCTAAGCCGATTTCTTCTAAAGTCTTATTGTCTAAAGGTTTTAAAGGAATCACTTGCATTTTTTAACCTTAAAATAGATTTTATGCGTTAAAGCCCCTTGTCCCAGAGCTTACCGCCGGCGAGCTAGTAGGCCTACTAGAGCCAAAAAACCCGCTCTGTCCCTTACTCGCCCCACCCATGCTTGAAGCGCTGGGTGCACTTTTAGAAAAGGAATTTTGAGAGCGTTGGTAAGCTTGTGGGGATTTGTAGGTTCGCTGGGCGTTTTGCTGGTAATTAGGGTTATTGAAAAGCTTATTGCCAATATAACTCCCTAAAATCGCTCCCGCCGCACTCCCTAAAATCGCACTCCCCAAGCCAAAGCCTGATCCTTCATTACTCCCTCCATTATTAGGCTGAACAAGCTTGCTCGTGCCGTTATCAATTTTGGCTTCTTCTTCTTTGATGAGCTTTTGAATCTCTTCATTGCTTAACACTCGTTCATTGCCTTGCAAATCGCGCACTATGATGTGGGTTTTTGAGCTAGGGTATTCTTCAACAACCTTGTAAGATTTATCCTTTTGCTCTTCTAAAATCACAAACGCACCTTTTTGAACGCTTTGACTTAAAGAGCTTTGCTCTTTTGGTTTGTCATCGGCATTGCTCTTACACCCCACAATGCTCACCATCACTAACGCGCTCAAACCACCCACGATCGCATAATCAGAAATCTTCCTGTAGGGTTTTTTCATGAGAGTAACCTTATATCATGCCTTATAATGGTACAAGAAAGGCACACCCTTAATCACGCCAGATTCAAAAATCTTTTTAGTGGTATTTTCCACTTTAGTGCGTAAATCTTCAGGCTCTTTTTGAGCGTTAATATCGTATTGGGTGGAATAAATCTTTTCAAGAATAGAGATTTTATCTTCCACGCTCGCTCCCCTAGCCCTAGCTTTCGCCATTTCTTCTTGGATTAAAGCCGCTTTTTTAGCCGAATTGACTCCAAGCCACCCCACTACAACCATTCTCACGGTGTTTTCTTTTAAGTGATCCCTAAGTTTAGTGAGCTCTTTTTGGCAATGCGGGCACATGGGATCAGAGACAATATAAAGGATTTTATCCTTATTTTCAGCGTTAGTAGAGGGCAACTCTATCGCATAATCAGCCGGTATTTCATTAAAAATAGCGTTCAATTTCGCGCTGTTTTGCTGGGTAGCGTTAAGAGCTTGAACTTTTTGATTGGTTTCTGCAACTAATTGCACATCTTCGCTTTTATTGCTAAAGAATATGTTGCTAAGCCCTATGATTAAATTGCCATCCTTACTCACCACAAGCGGGATATTGTATTTAGTGTCCGGATCTTCAATAACGACCATTTTTAAATCCTGGCTGGATTTTAAAGGTTTGATTTCTAAAATACGCACCTTTTTATTGGTCTGTTTTTCAATCACGCTCACTAAATTATCCTGCATCCGTTTGTCATTAGCTGAAACTGAATGTTTAGGGGCTGCCCCTAAGCTTACAAGAAGTAACGCGCTCAACACACTCGCTCTTAATATCATTAAAACTCCTAAAGTTCAATAGCCTAAATCCTTACAATAAAAGGAATAAGCTTTTAATGGGTATAATACCATAAAAATCCCCTATTTTCATAAGGCTTAAAAAGGTTTAAAGATGATTATCATTCCTGCTAGGTTAAAATCCAGTCGTTTTGAAAATAAAGTGCTAGAAGATATTTTTGGCTTGCCTATGGTGGTGCGTTGCGCTAAAAATGCAAATCTTGTAGATGAATGCGTAGTCGCTTGCGATGATGAAAGCATCATGCAAACATGCCAAAAATTCCACATTGAAGCGGTGCTAACCTCCAAACACCATAATAGCGGCACGGAACGCTGTTTGGAAGCGGCGCGAATTTTAGGGTTAAAAAACGATGAAAGGGTTTTAAATTTGCAAGGCGATGAGCCTTTTTTAGAAAAAGAAGTCATTTTAGCCTTATTAGAAGCCACCAAAAACGCCCCTTTCATGGCGACTTGCGCTAAAGTCATTGATGAAGAGCAGGCCAAAAGCCCTAATTTAGTCAAGGTGGTTTTAGATCACCAAAATAACGCCTTGTATTTTTCGCGCTCCCTTATCCCCTTTTTACGAGATTTTGATGCGAAACGCCAAACCCCCCTTTTAGGGCATATCGGTATTTATGGCTTCCATAATAAAGAAATCTTAGAAGAATTATGCGCTTTAAAACCTTGCGTTTTAGAGGAGATAGAAAAATTAGAGCAATTAAGGGCTTTGTATTACCAAAAAAAGATTGCAGTGAAAATCGTTCAAAGTAAAAGCATAGGCATTGACACCAAAGAAGATTTAGAAAACGCTTTGAAGATTTTTAGCCCCGATCTCCTTAAGCGGTGAAATTTAAAAATACTCAAAACATTTTTCACTATCAAAAACCTTTTTTTAAATCCAAAAAAAAAGCAAAATTTCTTAATTTTTGCTCAATTTTATTGAAAATTCAATAAATTTATGTCATACTTTAAGCACGTTGTAAATAAATGTTTCAATTTGATACGATTTTACAAACAAAACATTACTTTAAGGAACATTTTATGAAAAAAACGATTTTACTTTCTCTCATGGTTTCATCGCTCCTTGCTGAAAATGACGGCGTTTTTATGAGCGTGGGCTATCAAATCGGTGAAGCGGTTCAACAAGTGAAAAACACCGGCGAAATCCAAAAAGTCTCCAACGCTTACGAAAATTTGAACAATCTTTTAACCCGCTATAACGAACTCAAACAAACGGCCTCTAACACCAATTCAAGCACCGCTCAAGCGATTGACAATCTAAAAGAGAGCGCTAAGAGATTGAAAACGATCCCTAATAGCACTAATCAAGCCGTATCCTCAGCGCTCAGCTCTGCGGTAGCCATGTGGCAAGTAATAGCCTCTAATTTAGCCAATAACTCGCTATCTACTAGCGAATACAACAAAATCAGTGCGATTTCTCAATTGCTCCAAAATACCTTAAATAAAGACAATGATCTCACGATTGAAAATGACTATGACCAGCTTTTAACTCAAGCTAGCACCATTATTAATACCCTTCAAAGCCAATGTCCAGGAATAGACGGGGGCAATGGCAAACCATGGGGCATTAATGCAAGCGGGAACGCATGCAATATTTTTGGCAACACCTTTAACGCCATAAACAGCATGATAAATAGCGCTAAAAAAGCCGCCGCAAATGCCCGAAGAACTAGCCCAGAAGGTCCAAACCAACCAAGCGCATTTACCAACGCTGATTTCAATAAAAACCTTAATCAAGTCTCAAGCGTTATCAATGACACGATCTCTTACCTCAAAGGGGACAATTTAGCAACCATCTATAACACCCTTCAAAAAACGCCTAATTCTAAAGGGTTTCACAGTTTGGTGAGCCGATCTAGCTATAGTTATTCTCTCAACGAAACCCAATATTCTCAATTCCAAACTACCACCAAAGAGTTTGGCCATAACCCTTTTAGAAGCGTGGGATTAATTAATTCTCAAATTAATAACGGGGCGATGAATGGCGTGGGCGTGCAATTAGGCTATAAGCAATTCTTTGGGAAAAATAAATTTTTTGGGATCCGTTATTATGCCTTTTTTGATTACAACCATGCCTATATCAAATCCAACTTTTTCAACTCCGCTTCTAATGTTTTCACTTATGGCGCCGGCAGTGATCTTTTATTGAATTTCATCAATGGCGGATCCGATAAAAACCGCAAAGTCTCTTTTGGCATTTTTGGAGGCATCGCTCTAGCAGGCACGACATGGCTTAATTCCCAATCTGCGAATTTAAAAATCACCAATAGCGCCTACAGCGCTAAGATCAACAACACCAATTTCCAATTCTTATTCAATACCGGCTTAAGGCTTCAAGGGATCCATCATGGCATTGAATTAGGCGTGAAAATCCCCACCATCAACACCAATTACTATTCTTTCATGGGCGCTAAATTAGCATACCGAAGACTTTATAGCGTGTATTTCAATTATGTTTTGGCCTATTGATATTGAATCGGTTCTCATTATTAATGAGAACCAAGCCAATTTTTTGGCTCTCAATGAATAACGGCATCATTTTACTTGACTTTTTACAAAAAACACACTAAAATTTCTTTTTATTTTTGAGCGAAATTCCAGATTAGCTCAGCGGTAGAGTAGGCGGCTGTTAACCGCTTGGTCGTAGGTTCGAATCCTACATCTGGAGCCATACTTTTAACTCATCTTTTTTTTATAGCAAAAATTCACGCAATCCCTTTAGATTTGATCCATAACGCATTGACCAACACCCCCACCACAACCCCTATCGCTAAATTATGCGTGTATAAAACCACCGCCACGACTAAGAGCATGTTGAGCGTGTCATAGAGCTTGATTTTTTTAATGTTGATAATGGATTGGAAATTAAAAGTGGTGAAAGAAATCATCACCATCACCGCCACAACCGCCACAATGGGGATCTTAACCACGTATTCATTAAACACTAATATGAGCACCATTAAAGAAAAGCCGGCAAAAAAAGTAGAAAGCCTAGTTTTAGCCCCGGATTTTGCGTTGATGATAGACTGCCCCACTAAAGCGCACCCTGTCATTCCCCCCAAAAGCCCTGAGACGATATTCCCCAAGCCTTGCGCTTTAGTTTCTTTGTTTTTATCGCTCACGCCGTCTTTTAAAATAACGTCTAAAGTTTTAGCGGTCAATAAGCTTTCTATCGTGCCTACTAGCGCTAGAGAAAGAGCGTAAGGCAACAACTCTATCATTATTTTAAAATCCAAATTTTTGGGGATAATGATGAAATGAAAGCCTGAAACCCCTTGCTCAATGCTCCCTAAATTCGGCGCATGCACATCAAAAATTAAAGCGATTGCACTGATTGCAAGGATACAGATTAAATTAGAGGGGATTTTTTTAGTGATTAAAGGGAATAAATAAATAATCAATATCCCGATAGCGAGTAAGATAAACACCCCCAAATTTTGGTTTTGAAGGAATTTGAATTGCTCCATTAAAAGCAAAATGCCTAGCGCGTTCACAAAGCCATACATCACTGATTGAGGGATAAATTTTAAAAGATTCCCTATTTTCAAATAGCCTAAAAGAATTTGCAATATTCCTGCCATAAGAGTCGCCACGCCCGCGTATTCAAGCCCATAGTTTTTAACCACGCCCACTAAAATGAGCGCCACTGAGCCGGCCGCTGCACTAATCATCACCTTTCTAGCCCCAAAAAGAGACAACACAAAAGCCATGTAAAAGGTCGTATAAAACGCCACGCCCACATCTAAACCCACCATGATCGCAAAGCCGGCCGTCTCTGGGATCACAGAAAGCCCCACCACAAAACCAGACAACAAATCTTTTTGAATGTTGCTCAACCATTCTTTTTGTATCTTTTCAAACATGCCTTTCTTTCCCATTAGAATGGCTTGATTATAAGATTTAAAAACCAATTTCAAACCGGATAAAATCCCTTTTCTTAAATCAAGCTCTATGATATTTTATTGTAAAAAATACTTAAAATTGTTTTTTTTTTTTTTTCAAAATATAAATTTTAAGTTAAGAATAAGCATTTTATGGTAAAATGGCGAAATTTCATAAACATGACTATCATGGGAATGTGAAATCAAGAAAATCTATTAAAAGTAAAAGGAGAAAACATGAAAAAATCTCTCTTACTCTCTCTCTCTCTCTCATCGCTTCATTATCAAGGGCTGAAGACGATGGATTTTACATGAGCGTGGGCTATCAGATCGGTGAAGCGGTTCAACAAGTGAAAAACACAGGAGCATTGCAAAATCTTGCAGACAGATACGATAACTTGAGCAACCTTTTAAACCAATACAATTACTTAAATTCCTTAGTCAATTTAGCCAGCACGCCAAGTGCTATCACCGGTGCGATTGGCAATCTAAGCTCAAGTGCGATCAACCTCACTAGCGCCACCACCACTTCCCCAGCCTATCAAGCTGTGGCTTTAGCGCTCAATGCGGCTGTGGGCATGTGGCAAGTCATAGCCTTTGGCATCAGCTGTGGCCCTGGCCCCAATCTTGGTCCAGAACATTTAGAAAATGGGGGCGTTCGATCGTTTGACAACACGCCCAACTACAGCTATGGCACCAATAGCGGAACGACCACCACCACTTGCAATGGAGCCAGTAATGTAGGGCCAAATGGTATCCTATCTAGTAGTGAATACCAAGTTCTCAATACCGCTTATCAAACTATCCAAACCGCTTTAAACCAAAATCAAGGAGGTGGGATGCCTGCCTTGAACGGCTCCAAAAAGATGGTAGTCAATATCAATCAAACTTTCACAAGAAACCCTACCACAGAATACACTTACCCCAATGGGAATGGCAATTATTATTCAGGCGGTTCATCAATCCCAATCCAGCTAAAGATTAGCAGCGTCAATGACGCTGAAAACCTTTTGCAACAAGCCGCTACTATCATGCAAGTCCTTATTACTCAAAACCCGCATGTGAATGGTGGCGGTGGGGCATGGGGGTTTAGCGGTAAGACTGGGAATGTGATGGATATTTTTGGCCCTTCTTTTAACGCAATTAATGAGATGATCAAAAACGCTCAAGCCGTTTTAGAAAAAACCAAACAGCTTAACGCTAATGAAAACACTCAAATCACGCAACCAAACAATTTCAACCCCTACACTTCTAAAGACAAAGGGTTCGCTCAAGAAATGCTCAACAGAGCTAACGCTCAAGCAGAGATTTTAAATTTAGCTAAGCAAGTTGCGGACAATTTCCACAGCATTCAAGGGCCTATTCAAGGGGATTTAGAAGAATGTAAAGCAGGATCGGCTGGCGTGATCACCAATAACACTTGGGGTTCAGGTTGTGCGTTTGTGAAAGAAACTCTCAATTCTTTAGAGCAACACACCGCTTATTACGGCAACCAGGTCAATCAGGATAGGGCTTTGTCTCAAACCATTTTGAATTTTAAAGAAGCCCTTAACACCCTGAATAAAGACTCAACAGCGATCAATAGCGGTATCTCTAACTTGCCTAACGCTAAGTCTCTTCAAAACATGACGCATTCCACTCAAAACCCTAATTCCCCAGAAGGTCTGCT contains:
- a CDS encoding SabA family sialic acid-binding adhesin, translating into MAKFHKHDYHGNVKSRKSIKSKRRKHEKISLTLSLSLIASLSRAEDDGFYMSVGYQIGEAVQQVKNTGALQNLADRYDNLSNLLNQYNYLNSLVNLASTPSAITGAIGNLSSSAINLTSATTTSPAYQAVALALNAAVGMWQVIAFGISCGPGPNLGPEHLENGGVRSFDNTPNYSYGTNSGTTTTTCNGASNVGPNGILSSSEYQVLNTAYQTIQTALNQNQGGGMPALNGSKKMVVNINQTFTRNPTTEYTYPNGNGNYYSGGSSIPIQLKISSVNDAENLLQQAATIMQVLITQNPHVNGGGGAWGFSGKTGNVMDIFGPSFNAINEMIKNAQAVLEKTKQLNANENTQITQPNNFNPYTSKDKGFAQEMLNRANAQAEILNLAKQVADNFHSIQGPIQGDLEECKAGSAGVITNNTWGSGCAFVKETLNSLEQHTAYYGNQVNQDRALSQTILNFKEALNTLNKDSTAINSGISNLPNAKSLQNMTHSTQNPNSPEGLLTYSLDTNKYNQLQNITKELGKNPFRRIGVIDYQNNNGAMNGIGVQVGYKQFFGKKRNWGLRYYGFFDYNHAFIKSSFFNSASDVWTYGVGMDALYNFINDKNTNFLGKNNKLSVGLFGGFALAGTSWLNSEFVNLNAVGNIYSAKMNVANFQFLFNLGLRMNLARPKKKDSDHTAQHGVELGVKIPTINTDYYSFMGAELKYRRLYSVYLNYVFAY